A region from the Plutella xylostella chromosome 6, ilPluXylo3.1, whole genome shotgun sequence genome encodes:
- the LOC105390653 gene encoding uncharacterized protein LOC105390653 — protein sequence MRWFIPLAVLVVCVNVFEAKDFVLGTRSNNLLISTEKIVYRRIPLIKRDKEYTYTDTKDRIIKAVIARDLARTGGEVSLVSGGLGNTSVTLHFESERGVGLNYLVLIFTNKADTKR from the exons ATGAGGTGGTTTATTCCTCTGGCGGTGTTAGTGGTGTGTGTAAATGTGTTTGAAGCGAAAGACTTTGTTTTGGGAACCCGGTCCAATAATCTGCTGATTTCCACGGAAAAGATTGTGTATAGAAGAATACCACTTATCAAAAGAGATAAGGAATACACCTATACGGATACGAAAGATAGGATCATCAAG GCGGTGATCGCCCGCGACCTGGCGCGTACTGGCGGGGAAGTGTCGCTCGTGTCGGGCGGCCTCGGCAACACGTCCGTGACATTACACTTCGAGAGCGAGCGCGGGGTCGGGCTCAACTACCTAGTCCtaatatttactaataaagCTGATACGAAGAGATAA